Part of the Camelus dromedarius isolate mCamDro1 chromosome 11, mCamDro1.pat, whole genome shotgun sequence genome is shown below.
AGGAACCTTCCACTGAGAATTCAGTGGGGGTGCATTTAGGACTCACATCACCAATCCCATCATCCCACTGCTCAGTTGCATGCAGCCCCCTATCTAGGGTGACTTTGCCTCTGCAGGGGCTGGTATACACCATAACTGATGTGCTGGAGCTACATGACTGGATGTGCACCCATTTTGAAGGGCACCCCCTGTTTGAGCGTGTGCCTCTGGAGGAACTGGTAAGTAGGGGGCCTAAGGGAGGTTAAAAGATTTCTGGAAAGACCCTTTCCAGAGTGGTTCTGTATTCTTGGAGTCCAGCTTAGTGCCCGGAGGATGGGATGGGGCCAGGGACAGTCTGAAAGGTGGGCAAGGACTTATTGGACTCTTCCTTCTCCCAGAGTGAAGACCCCATTGTGGGACATCTTGGCACCTCAACCGAGGAGGGAAAGAAAGTTCTACGCAATGGAGGAAAAAATTTCCCAGCCATCTTCCGAAGAATACAGGATCCCACCCTGCAGGCAGTGACCCCCAGTCCCACCCCTCCTGGTCACTGACTTTGCCTCTGCTGACCTTGCCTTAGCTGGACCCCATCTTCCAAAGACTGGAAAGAAGATCAGGTCCCAGGACCTTCCCAGCTGAACCTGCTAGGGCTGGGAGGCAACAAACCTCTCAGAAATTGAGGAACTGCCCAGGGCAGAACGACTGTCCCTGAGTCCTCTCACCTTCTTGCCCTTTCAGTGCcagcagaaagcaaaagaagcTGACTGGAAAAGTCAAAAGACCTTGGACCAGAAGGGATCTTTGGAAGAGCATGGGGTTTTACTCCCCTTAGCACTCCCTTCTTCTGGGATCTCTCCTCAGCTGGAGTGAGGAATGCAGTTCACTGTCCATCTAAACTGCCTGCTAGACTTGAGTCACCTGCCCACTTGTGTTTACTTTGCAGTTCTGGGGTAACATGTCTACGTGTGCACATGCCCATGCTGCTGTTTTGCAGGAAAGGCCAGAATGTGCGTCACTCCTGTCCTCTCCCTGGCTAAGATGTGACCTGGGGAATCTGTAGTGTCTTTATTGTAGTTGTCTCTGGAGAGTCCCTGGGGGGGTGTGGTGGTGGAGACCCTCTCCTTTTTCATGTTGACCTTTGATTCCAGAACTCCAGAGCTGACTGGCTGGCACAGAGCCtaacctgggggtgggggtcggggtcggggGTGAGGATCACAGAGCTGAACTGGGGAGGATTCTGAGGCTAACAGTAGAAAGGGGCTGCTGGCTAGAAAGCCCCCAAAAGGGGACTGAGTCAGCTGGAGATTCAGAGCACTCACTTATCCCTTGCTTTGTCCAGGAGCCCAGATTAATCTCTGAACTTTTCTAATTTGCAAAAAGTTCCTTCATCTTTCTCAAGTTCCAAATTCTCATGGCCAGGTCTTGTGGACCTAAAAGGAAAGAAGATGAAAGCTCCCAGAGCCATTGTAACCCATTAATCCGCCTGCTGTCTGCCCAGTGTCAGGTGCAGATGGGGAGACGTGGTAGTGCAGGAGAATTCTGCTCACACACAGAAAAGGTGCAGCCAGATGAGCCAGGAGTCAGAGGACAGCTATagcttccttccctgcctccctccccgagGAGCTGGCAGATGGGGAATTCCTGAGGATGGGCCCCAGGGGGCCGAGCTCCTGGGGAAGTGGTGGGAATGCCACGGACCCACTCTGTATCTTGGTCACCTAAGCCTCACCAAATAGCCTTTCCCAGGAAGAGATCTTCAGGCTGCTGGACTAGGGCACCAGCCCAGAAGGGGAAACCGAGGCAAGCCTCCCCTCCCAAGGGGGTCGTTGCAACATGACACCCAAGGGAGCCGCATTGGCAGCTCTGGCTCCGCCTACTGTTCCTGGGTGCTAATCCCCAGCACGGACCACTAAGGAGAGGGGATTGGCTGGGCAGCTTGAAAAGGGGGCGTCGCCACTACTTTGCCCAAGGGTTAAAATAGGGGCTCAGTCAAGCAGGCAAGATGCTCCGGAGAAGCGTGCTTTCGCGGTTTCCCGAGGGAGACCATGGCCCAGACCCTCAAGCTCGCTTCCAGAGTGTTCCACCATATCCGCTGTGCTGCTGGTGTGGACGCCACACTGGGCTCCAAAGTCTCCAAATCAGCGCCGCGAGACTTGGCAGACATCCCGGGCCCCTCCAAGCCCGGCTTCCTTGCCGAACTTTTCTGCAAGGGGGGGCTGTCACGGTTACACGAGCTGCAGGTAGAGGTGGACGCAGTTCCTGGGACTGAATGCTGGGGAAACTGGCTTTCACAACACTAGTGCAGAACGTAGGAGGGAGGGCCAGTGGGAATGGATGCCCATGAATTATGGAAAAGACAAGTTGGGACTGGGGGCAGTGGCTCGCAGAGTTTGTCCAATGGAGGAGTGCGTTCAAAAGCGCCTTCTGGCTGTGTAGAAGTTTGGAGGCCAGGTAGGTCCAGCACAAGTGCACTGGAGGCGGAATACCTTTCCAGAGGGTTGGGTGCATTTGGCTTAAAGCTAGTGCGCTCCTATATATTTAATGGGGGGGGGGTCGTCCTGAGACGGACGGTCCACGTGAGGAACTTTTAGAGATTTCTCCCCCTCAGCCTCCGCCCAGGTGACCAAAGAGAGATCCTGGATGTTGGCTTTCTGCAAAATGCCTACGTTTTGCCCACCACACTCAAACTTCCTAGGGATGGGaagtggaggaaagaaaaggaggggtTTGCAGCATCAGGGCCATACACTGATTGGGAGCAGAAGTTTCCCCCGTTAAGGGCGTTGGCACGCACCGAGCTGGGAGCCCCCGGCCCGGGTCTCCAGTGTCCTCTGCTTCCATTCTCCCAGGTGCAGGGCGCGGCGCGCTTCGGGCCAGTGTGGTTGGCCAGCTTCGGGACGGTGCGCACGGTGTACGTGGCGGCCCCTACGCTCGTGGAGCAGCTGCTACGACAGGAAGGACCCCTGCCCGAGCGCTGCAGCTTCTCACCCTGGGCGGagcaccgccgccgccgccagcggGCTTGTGGACTGCTCACCGCGTGAGTCCTCCGGCACGAGCCCCGACGCCCTGCTGCGTTCCTCTCTGGTGGCCAGTCCGGAGACAATCTGGCTGAGGGTGTAGAGGGAGGTCGTTCGTTTCCCTCAAGCTTCTGGAAAATTGGGGTTCCCACCCGTCTCTTTTGCCCACGCCCAGGTAGATCCTGGCTCTCGCCCTCATTCACCTCTTTATCTTTGAAAACCAGAATCCTGGGAACCCGCGGAAAGGGCTAAGGTACCAGAATCTAGATGTAATGTAAGATTCTGTGACTCAGGTTACCCAGGAACCCGGAGCAGGAAATGAGTAACGTGGAAGGGGGATGGAAGGCGGGCTCAAGTAGGGGCAGGTTTCTGTACCCCAGGGGAGCATACGCAATCCCTCTCCTGGCCACCCCAGCCTAACACGCTCCTTCTCCAACGCAACCAGCCCCGTCGGGCCGTCTCTACACTCCACCATCTGCCCTGATGCGCCCCTTCTCCGCACCCCCGCAGGGAAGGCGAAGAATGGCAGAGACTCCGCAGCCTCCTGGCCCCGCTCCTCCTTCGGCCTCAAGCGGCCGCCCGCTATGCCGGGACCCTGCACAACGTGGTCTGTGACCTTGTGCGGCGACTGCGGCGCCAGCGGGGACTGGGCGCTGGGCCGCCTGCCCTGGTTCGGGACGTAGCAGGAGAGTTTTACAAGTTTGGACTGGAAGGTGAGTCCCAAGACGGGCAAGCGTAGGAGGCACCCAGCCGGGGTCTCCTGGTGCCCTGACAGCGCCCCCTCCCGGCTAGGCATTGCGGCGGTGCTCCTGGGTTCCCGCCTGGGCTGCCTGGAGGCCGAGGTGCCACCAGACACAGAGACGTTCATCCGCGCGGTGGGGTCCGTGTTTGTGTCCACGCTGTTGACCATGGCGATGCCCAATTGGCTACATCGCTTCGTGCCCGGACCCTGGGGCCGCCTCTGCCGAGACTGGGACCAAATGTTTGCATTTGGTAAGGCACAGAAATGAAGTGGGGATGGGGAAACAGAAAACAGTTAAGGGTCAGTGGGACATCCCTGTACCTTGTCCCCACAGCCCAGCACCACGTGGAGCGGCGAGAGGCCGAGGTAGCCATGAAGAGGCAGGGAAAGCCTGAGGAAGACAGGGGATCTGGGGCGCACCTGACCTACTTCCTGTTCCAGGAAGAGTTGCCTGCCGCGTCCATCCTGGGGAATGTGACGGAGCTGCTACTGGCTGGAGTGGACACGGTGAGGTTCTCCCTTCGTGTTGTGAGCCCGACTTCCACAGCTTAACCTCCCCAATCTCAGGGGCCATTTTCCTGCTGCAGGGGATCCTCTATGGTTCTCTAGGTCAGCTTGGCTTAGCACCTCCTGGATTCCACACTGCCTCATATGCTGCCCCCTATGCTGATCCCCACTCTCAGCACCTCTGATGCCCTCACCTGTCTCCTCAGGTGTCCAACACGCTCTCCTGGGCTTTGTATGAACTCTCTCGGCACCCGGAAGTCCAGACGGCACTTCACTCCGAGATTATAGCTGCCTTGGGCCCTGGCCCCAGTACCCACCCCTCAGCCACTGCTCTGTCCCAGCTGCCCCTGCTGAAGGCTGTGGTCAAGGAAGTGCTAAGgtgaggagacaggagaggaggagccagagaaaatgctggggaagggctggggaagcAAACAGTGGATGGGAGCAGGGAGAGACAGCAGAGGAAAATGGTACTTTATGCCTGGCcaagaatgagtttggaagatgACAGGCAAGCTACAGCCCCAGCCTCACCTTGTTGTCTCCCTCTTATGCTCTGCAATCCAGACTATACCCTGTGGTACCTGGAAATTCCCGTGTCCCAGACAAAGACATCTGTGTAGGTGACTATGTTATCCCCAAAAATGTGAGTAGAGCCTATGAGCCCCTTTTGCTAAGCCATCCCTCACTATCTTGGGACAGGTCCTATTCTCAAACACTCTCCATAAGCCCTTCAAACCCTCTCCTTGACCTGAATGCCTCTCTAGGATACAATGGGGCAGTGggaaaattattacaaaaatagcCCCCCAAAACTTCCCCATCACAACCAACCTGCCAACCAGCCTGCCTTCATCCCAGTCCATATACCCTGTTTTCCATGTCTCTCCCTGCATTCCTGGGCTTAAATTTACAAGTGTGTGTTCCTTCCTCACCAGACGCTGGTCACTCTGTGTCACTATGCCACTTCAAGGGACCCTGCCCAGTTCCCAGAGCCAAATTCTTTCCGTCCAGCTCGCTGGCTGGAGAAGGGGACAGCCCCTCATCCATTTGCATCTCTCCCCTTTGGCTTTGGCAAGCGCAGCTGCATGGGGAGACGCCTGGCAGAGCTTGAGCTACAAATGGCTTTGGCCCAGGTGAGTGATCTAGATCTTCTACCTTCCCCACAAGGGAGAGCTCTGAAGGCATGAGCTCCTCTCCTGATAAGCCTAGGAAAACATACAAGACTTGGGAGACGTAATCCTCTGAAATACGTCAGTCCCATCACAGGCCTGGAAGGTGAGCGAGGGTATTTGGACTATCTTTCTCCCCACAGTAATCCCTTACCCTCACTAACCAAGATTTGCCTACTAGCCCCAGGTGCCATTCCAACATTGACTTTCCTATCACTGATAATGCCTGTTATCAATCAGGCCCAGCATTGTAGACCCCTCCATAATGATagccttcttcctccctttttagccagattttttttaattattatttttttatttgtgggGGGTAatcaagtttttatttattaatcttcAATAGacgtactgtggattgaacccaggtacTGTGGagtgcatgctaggcgtgcactctgccactgagctataccctccccacttctttccAGATCTTGATCCACTTTGAGGTGCAGCCTGAGCCAGGTGCTGCCCCAGTCAAACCCATGACCCGGACTGTCCTGGTACCTGAGAGGAGCATCAACCTACAGTTTGTGGACAGATAGTCTTGTGGAAGGAGGCTGTCATTATCACTGTTTCTTTCAT
Proteins encoded:
- the LOC105100328 gene encoding 25-hydroxyvitamin D-1 alpha hydroxylase, mitochondrial, encoding MAQTLKLASRVFHHIRCAAGVDATLGSKVSKSAPRDLADIPGPSKPGFLAELFCKGGLSRLHELQVQGAARFGPVWLASFGTVRTVYVAAPTLVEQLLRQEGPLPERCSFSPWAEHRRRRQRACGLLTAEGEEWQRLRSLLAPLLLRPQAAARYAGTLHNVVCDLVRRLRRQRGLGAGPPALVRDVAGEFYKFGLEGIAAVLLGSRLGCLEAEVPPDTETFIRAVGSVFVSTLLTMAMPNWLHRFVPGPWGRLCRDWDQMFAFAQHHVERREAEVAMKRQGKPEEDRGSGAHLTYFLFQEELPAASILGNVTELLLAGVDTVSNTLSWALYELSRHPEVQTALHSEIIAALGPGPSTHPSATALSQLPLLKAVVKEVLRLYPVVPGNSRVPDKDICVGDYVIPKNTLVTLCHYATSRDPAQFPEPNSFRPARWLEKGTAPHPFASLPFGFGKRSCMGRRLAELELQMALAQILIHFEVQPEPGAAPVKPMTRTVLVPERSINLQFVDR